One segment of Nostoc piscinale CENA21 DNA contains the following:
- a CDS encoding 2OG-Fe(II) oxygenase, translating into MQDIVCLEPGTDKQPDDKQVVNTPLYIQVLNFIDHQEWQTLLDYTLTQANQFVPSTTFTNQPDYRVSQSLNAVAEVQSLIVDKVQSLLPQVCQQLDIPPFFVTLIETQITAHNDGNYYKLHSDNGSYDTFNREISYVYYFYREPQAFSGGELRFCVDDSDQLLEKQITPQQNSIILFPSRYLHEVLPVCCPSKMFADSRFTVHGWIRKSVFANPTNW; encoded by the coding sequence ATGCAAGATATTGTCTGTCTAGAACCGGGAACTGATAAACAGCCAGATGACAAACAAGTGGTAAATACTCCACTTTATATACAGGTGCTGAATTTTATCGATCATCAAGAATGGCAAACATTACTCGATTACACTCTGACACAAGCAAATCAGTTTGTTCCCAGTACCACTTTTACCAATCAGCCAGACTATCGAGTTTCCCAAAGTTTGAATGCGGTTGCAGAAGTCCAATCACTCATAGTTGATAAAGTACAGTCCTTACTGCCCCAAGTCTGCCAGCAGTTAGATATTCCACCATTTTTTGTGACGTTAATTGAAACACAAATTACTGCACATAACGATGGCAACTATTACAAACTGCATAGTGATAACGGTAGTTACGATACTTTCAACCGAGAAATTTCCTATGTTTACTACTTTTATCGAGAACCACAGGCATTTTCGGGCGGTGAGTTACGTTTTTGCGTAGATGACAGTGATCAACTCTTAGAAAAACAGATAACTCCTCAGCAAAACAGCATTATTTTGTTTCCCAGTCGTTATCTGCATGAGGTGTTACCTGTTTGTTGTCCATCAAAAATGTTTGCTGACAGCCGTTTTACTGTTCACGGTTGGATTCGGAAATCAGTGTTTGCAAACCCTACTAATTGGTAA
- a CDS encoding SDR family NAD(P)-dependent oxidoreductase → MNRQVVLVTGGCGFIGSHLVEELVTRGYYVRVLDNLSTGKLENLLAVSPERWEWIKGDVTNYEQVKKATQGCDYVFHQAAIANIAASFQDTVGTHQINYGGTANVLKAAHHCRVKRVIFASSAAVYGNDPTLPKRESMPTHPISPYGADKLASEQLGQIYHQQGLVEFVSLRYFNVFGLRQNSDYTGVISQFCDRIRHSLPPIIYGNGLQSRDFIHVSDLVQANLIAMKHPQAAGKILNIGCGQATSLLELIALLNQITKQNLRPIFRPGLPGDIHHSRADNTAMRYLKWSPHVDIHQGLTSLLFPPAHQPQMQDLRTKIVV, encoded by the coding sequence ATGAATCGCCAAGTAGTATTAGTCACAGGCGGATGTGGTTTTATCGGTTCCCATCTAGTCGAAGAATTAGTGACTAGAGGGTATTATGTGCGGGTGCTAGATAACTTGTCTACAGGCAAGTTAGAAAATCTACTAGCTGTATCTCCAGAAAGATGGGAATGGATTAAAGGTGATGTGACCAATTATGAGCAGGTAAAAAAAGCGACTCAAGGCTGTGATTATGTCTTTCATCAAGCTGCGATCGCTAATATCGCCGCATCCTTCCAAGATACTGTCGGGACACATCAAATTAATTATGGTGGCACAGCCAATGTCTTAAAAGCAGCCCATCATTGTCGAGTCAAACGCGTCATATTTGCTAGTAGTGCGGCTGTTTATGGGAATGATCCTACATTGCCAAAACGAGAATCAATGCCGACTCATCCCATTAGTCCTTATGGTGCAGATAAACTCGCTTCTGAGCAGTTGGGACAAATTTATCATCAACAAGGCTTAGTGGAGTTTGTTTCGTTGCGCTATTTTAATGTGTTTGGTCTGCGTCAGAATAGTGATTATACAGGTGTGATTTCTCAGTTTTGCGATCGCATCCGTCACAGCTTACCGCCAATCATTTATGGTAACGGATTGCAAAGTCGTGATTTTATTCACGTTTCTGATTTAGTCCAAGCCAACTTAATTGCCATGAAACATCCCCAAGCCGCAGGTAAAATTCTCAATATTGGATGTGGCCAAGCTACCAGCTTATTAGAGTTAATCGCGCTATTAAATCAAATCACTAAACAAAATCTGCGTCCTATTTTTCGCCCAGGTCTTCCCGGAGATATTCACCACAGCCGCGCCGATAATACAGCAATGCGATATTTAAAATGGTCTCCCCACGTAGATATTCATCAAGGCTTGACTAGCTTATTATTTCCCCCTGCTCATCAACCACAAATGCAGGACTTACGCACCAAGATTGTCGTTTAA
- a CDS encoding PqqD family peptide modification chaperone produces MIPVARTENLLIQEVGEELIVYDETRDTAHCLSAIAVRVWYLCNGQNTVETIARLLQEEFEFPPNQTVDWHGLVQLTLAELEQFHLLDAAVTEPLNSPQTSRRQVLKKVSLVGGFAIGSLFPAIKSIIVPTPAMAAPTGSSSTSSPTTTSTSTSTTTTAPTTTSTSTTTTIPPTILPTIIFPTIPPTIPPS; encoded by the coding sequence ATGATTCCAGTTGCTCGCACCGAAAATTTATTGATTCAAGAAGTCGGAGAAGAGCTAATTGTTTATGATGAAACGCGAGATACTGCCCATTGTCTCAGTGCGATCGCAGTCCGTGTCTGGTATCTTTGTAACGGTCAAAACACCGTCGAAACCATTGCGCGTTTGCTACAAGAAGAGTTCGAGTTTCCACCAAATCAAACAGTTGATTGGCACGGTTTAGTTCAATTGACATTAGCCGAGTTAGAACAGTTTCACCTGTTAGATGCAGCCGTTACCGAACCCCTGAATAGTCCCCAAACTTCCCGCCGCCAAGTCCTCAAAAAAGTCAGTTTAGTAGGTGGCTTTGCCATTGGTTCTTTGTTCCCAGCCATTAAATCAATTATTGTTCCTACCCCAGCAATGGCCGCTCCCACTGGATCTAGCTCTACCTCTTCACCGACAACAACATCTACATCCACAAGTACAACTACAACAGCGCCAACAACTACATCTACAAGTACAACTACAACAATACCTCCAACAATACTTCCGACAATAATATTTCCAACAATACCTCCGACAATACCTCCCTCTTAG
- a CDS encoding diacylglycerol/polyprenol kinase family protein — translation MWIFGVLLLFKQWQIGIIPFATFIGVNYLLYRYRIIGAMDTEDSSPGTVYFAISVTLLFGLFWRPDNSVDHVPIAVAGIMAMTWGDALAALIGKSFGQHKYQIGSSVRSWEGSLAMLLVSTTAIFLVLMFLPGSFLSPLAVPLSVSKALLTALVSGSFATLVEAISPHGTDNLSVPLVTAGMIWALMQI, via the coding sequence ATGTGGATTTTTGGTGTGCTGCTGCTGTTTAAACAATGGCAAATTGGGATTATTCCCTTCGCTACCTTTATTGGTGTTAACTATCTGCTGTATCGTTATCGAATCATCGGTGCAATGGATACTGAAGATAGTTCTCCAGGGACGGTTTATTTTGCGATTTCAGTCACGCTACTTTTTGGGTTATTCTGGCGACCAGATAATTCAGTTGATCATGTCCCCATTGCTGTTGCTGGAATTATGGCTATGACTTGGGGAGATGCTTTGGCTGCATTAATTGGTAAAAGTTTCGGACAACACAAATACCAGATCGGTTCATCTGTGCGTTCTTGGGAAGGTTCACTGGCGATGTTGTTAGTCAGCACAACAGCAATATTTTTGGTACTGATGTTTTTACCTGGTTCTTTTCTGAGTCCTTTAGCTGTACCTTTGAGTGTGAGCAAGGCTTTATTAACAGCGTTAGTTAGTGGAAGTTTTGCAACTTTAGTGGAAGCTATCTCGCCCCACGGTACAGATAACCTCAGTGTGCCACTAGTTACAGCAGGTATGATTTGGGCATTGATGCAGATTTAA
- a CDS encoding GlcNAc-transferase family protein: MMSDRIFVQIAAYRDFELIPTVKDALAQALSPERISFGICWQYGNDEELHFIDGLKDIPNCRVATVPAAESCGLGWARSQTEKLWQGERYALQTDAHMRFATGWDTLLIEMLAMCPSQKPVLTAFPPGYHPPRVILSNFPTGTATGRFAHNGMMTPRAVEDLSNYHAPKSGAFMAGGFMFAEARLMREVPHDPLLYFSATEVAYSVRAWTNGWDIYHPHRVICWHYYYDTQEKPRPLNWEDNQDWYQRHIISEQRFRQILQMEPMTEDFGIYGLGNVRSLADYEAFAGVSFHKWQQYIKDEQQRAMQLLSGCLQVYFDETVSDRLKSLLNDDKDYSRLVQIDWQYFVHVASELGVLSLVYWGLNKTAPHLVPESTLRELQQYYYANALRNRSHSQTLLQLLNQLAAAQVTAIPIKGPALAALIDGDLSLWQFQTLDLWIAASDRATATEILTAAGYQPGEIWQLGQQSFTHPQRAVQIELHWQLLGWEWQTERLCTVELENHTIQTLPPRDYLLLLCISAAKIGWERSLWKVYQIAALLARYPSQPWDDLLQQAEQMTAKEALLTGMWLANRCFRTALPTTVTKCLETMPEVSAITIPWLGASES; the protein is encoded by the coding sequence ATGATGAGCGATCGCATTTTTGTCCAGATTGCGGCTTACCGCGATTTTGAATTAATCCCCACAGTCAAAGATGCCTTAGCCCAGGCATTATCTCCCGAACGCATCAGTTTTGGTATTTGCTGGCAATATGGCAATGATGAAGAACTACACTTCATTGATGGGCTGAAAGATATTCCCAATTGTCGGGTTGCTACAGTCCCAGCAGCCGAATCTTGCGGTTTGGGTTGGGCAAGATCCCAAACTGAAAAACTTTGGCAAGGAGAACGCTACGCCCTGCAAACAGATGCTCACATGCGCTTTGCTACTGGCTGGGATACCCTACTAATTGAAATGTTGGCGATGTGTCCTAGCCAAAAGCCTGTACTCACGGCATTTCCTCCGGGCTATCATCCTCCCAGAGTAATTTTGTCTAACTTCCCCACAGGTACAGCCACAGGCAGATTTGCCCACAATGGTATGATGACCCCAAGAGCGGTGGAAGATTTAAGCAACTATCACGCCCCTAAATCTGGCGCATTTATGGCGGGGGGATTTATGTTTGCTGAGGCGCGTTTAATGCGGGAAGTTCCCCATGATCCACTGCTGTACTTTTCAGCTACTGAAGTGGCTTATTCTGTCCGCGCCTGGACAAATGGTTGGGATATTTACCATCCCCATCGTGTTATCTGTTGGCACTATTACTATGACACCCAAGAAAAGCCACGCCCCCTAAACTGGGAAGATAACCAAGACTGGTACCAGCGCCATATTATTTCCGAACAGCGATTTCGCCAAATTTTGCAGATGGAACCGATGACTGAGGATTTTGGCATTTATGGGTTGGGAAATGTGCGATCGCTCGCAGATTACGAAGCATTTGCGGGTGTGAGTTTTCATAAATGGCAACAATACATCAAAGACGAACAACAACGGGCGATGCAATTGCTGTCTGGATGTCTCCAAGTCTATTTTGACGAGACAGTTAGCGATCGCCTCAAGTCTCTGTTAAACGACGACAAAGACTATTCTCGCCTCGTGCAGATTGATTGGCAGTATTTTGTACATGTTGCCTCTGAGTTGGGTGTATTATCACTGGTCTATTGGGGTTTAAACAAAACTGCTCCTCACCTTGTCCCAGAGTCTACACTGCGAGAATTGCAACAATACTATTACGCTAATGCCCTGCGTAATCGTTCTCATAGCCAAACTTTACTGCAATTATTAAATCAACTCGCAGCCGCCCAAGTCACAGCAATTCCCATCAAAGGCCCAGCCCTCGCCGCATTGATAGATGGTGATTTATCTCTCTGGCAATTTCAAACCTTGGATTTGTGGATAGCAGCCAGCGATCGCGCCACCGCCACAGAAATTCTCACAGCCGCCGGATATCAGCCGGGAGAGATTTGGCAACTTGGGCAACAATCCTTCACCCATCCCCAACGCGCCGTACAGATTGAGCTACACTGGCAGCTTTTAGGCTGGGAATGGCAAACCGAACGCCTGTGTACAGTAGAGTTAGAAAATCACACAATCCAGACCCTACCACCGCGAGATTACTTACTTTTACTTTGTATTAGTGCCGCGAAAATTGGTTGGGAGCGATCGCTGTGGAAAGTTTACCAAATCGCCGCTTTACTTGCCCGTTACCCCTCACAGCCCTGGGATGACTTGTTACAGCAGGCAGAACAAATGACCGCTAAAGAAGCCTTGTTGACAGGAATGTGGTTAGCAAATCGGTGTTTTAGAACTGCTTTACCCACAACAGTGACAAAGTGCTTAGAAACTATGCCAGAAGTTTCTGCCATTACTATACCGTGGTTAGGAGCGAGCGAATCATGA